Proteins from one Chaetodon auriga isolate fChaAug3 chromosome 19, fChaAug3.hap1, whole genome shotgun sequence genomic window:
- the nacc2 gene encoding nucleus accumbens-associated protein 2 — protein sequence MSQLLHVEIPNFGATVLGSLNEQRLLGHYCDVSILVKGQAFKAHRAVLAASSLYFRDLFSSSTKTQFELPSSVTPACFEQILTFCYTGKLTMAASEQLVVMYTAGYLQIQHIVERGMDLMFKANSPHCDSQTAGSLEETGSEPQSPCNNGNGLAVAALLGTPGWSPSLLMPQRKIKLEGGDPTPLTVPSTQGRISSSELGSRLARTSSLFYSTAGGTSIPGMPSYQVQGTGGGGAGGGVERSSPGASSLPTTDSPTSYQNEDEEFEEEPYDGISEDAYSHLYGRSTNPYGIQDKPEMAAVPLALENRNCVLIRRDLVALPASLISQIGYRCHPKLYTEGDPGEKLELVAGTQVFMTRGQLMNCHLCAGIKHKVLLRRLLATFFDRNTLANSCGTGIRSSTSDPSRKPLDSRVLNAVKLYCQNFNPNFKESEMNVIAADMCTNARRVRKRWLPKIKSMLPDGMDVYRAGMGMGAAVGLGLALGAPQAGVALPFESDFKTLEQRLYPDRKDPLRTHPPLTEGSPGSGAAGAEAEGEGEGVVQEEQEEDEDEAGLEGVDGSLGAPTLIPGAEAGNCGDTPPEQEVESFGQGLRVNGQ from the exons ATGTCCCAGCTGCTCCATGTGGAGATCCCGAACTTTGGAGCCACAGTTCTGGGCTCCCTTAATGAGCAGCGCCTGCTGGGACACTACTGCGATGTTTCCATCCTGGTCAAAG GTCAGGCTTTCAAAGCCCACCGGGCCGTTTTGGCTGCCAGCAGCCTGTACTTTCGTGacctcttcagcagctccaccaaGACCCAGTTTGAGCTGCCCTCCTCAGTCACACCTGCTTGCTTTGAGCAGATCCTCACTTTCTGCTATACAGGGAAGCTAACAATGGCAGCTAGTGAACAGCTGGTGGTCATGTACACAGCTGGCTACCTCCAAATTCAGCATATAGTTGAAAGAGGCATGGACCTAATGTTCAAGGCGAACTCACCTCATTGTGACTCGCAAACAGCAGGGTCTTTAGAGGAAACAGGATCCGAGCCGCAGAGTCCTTGTAATAATGGTAACGGACTAGCGGTGGCTGCCCTTTTGGGAACCCCGGGCTGGTCTCCATCCTTACTCATGCCGCAACGGAAGATTAAACTAGAAGGAGGTGACCCGACGCCCCTGACAGTACCCTCGACACAAGGCAGGATTTCGTCTTCGGAGCTGGGGAGTCGGCTGGCGAGAACCAGTTCACTGTTCTATTCAACAGCTGGTGGGACCTCCATCCCTGGCATGCCTTCTTACCAAGTACAGGGGACCGGTGggggtggagcaggaggaggagttgaAAGGTCCAGTCCTGGAGCCTCCAGCCTGCCAACCACTGACAGCCCGACGTCCTACCAGAATGAAGATGAGGAGTTTGAGGAGGAGCCGTATGATGGGATCTCAGAGGATGCCTACAGTCATCTCTATGGACGTTCAACTAACCCCTATGGGA TCCAGGACAAGCCAGAGATGGCAGCAGTGCCCTTGGCCTTGGAGAACCGCAATTGTGTGCTGATCCGCAGGGACCTGGTGGCGCTGCCTGCAAGCCTCATCAGCCAGATAGGCTACCGCTGCCACCCTAAGCTCTACACTGAGGGGGACCCCGGGGAGAAGCTGGAATTGGTAGCTG GTACACAGGTGTTCATGACTCGAGGCCAGCTGATGAACTGCCATCTATGTGCTGGTATCAAACACAAAGTCTTGCTCCGCCGCCTGCTCGCCACATTCTTTGATAG aaacactttagcCAATAGCTGTGGGACAGGTATCCGTTCTTCTACCAGTGACCCCAGCAGGAAACCCCTGGACAGCAGGGTCCTCAACGCTGTCAAAC TCTACTGTCAAAATTTCAACCCTAACTTCAAGGagagtgaaatgaatgtgaTTGCTGCTGACATGTGCACAAATGCGAGGCGTGTCCGCAAGAGATGGTTGCCCAAGATCAAGTCCATGCTGCCCGATGGCATGGATGTGTACCGCGCAGGAATGGGCATGGGTGCTGCTGTTGGTCTGGGCCTGGCACTGGGCGCCCCTCAAGCAGGGGTAGCCCTCCCCTTTGAGTCTGACTTCAAGACCCTAGAGCAAAGGTTGTATCCAGATCGCAAGGATCCTCTCAGGACTCACCCACCGCTGACAGAGGGCAGCCCCGGGTCTGGGGCCGCTGGTGCAGAGgctgaaggtgaaggtgaaggagTAGTccaagaggaacaggaggaagatgaggatgaagctGGGTTAGAGGGTGTAGATGGATCACTGGGGGCGCCAACTTTGATCCCAGGAGCTGAGGCAGGCAATTGTGGTGACACGCCGcctgagcaggaagtggaaagtTTTGGACAGGGTCTGCGGGTGAACGGACAGTGA